A single Pseudomonas sp. DC1.2 DNA region contains:
- the yedA gene encoding drug/metabolite exporter YedA, which produces MPGLRRFPLPLVAAFFALYVIWGSTYLVIRIGVQYWPPLMLGGIRFVIAGTLMYVFLRWRGAPAPTWAQWKAAGMIGILLLSFGNGAVSVAEHTGVASGVAALAVATVPLFTLLCGYFWGARNTRLEWAGIVLGLIGIALLNLGSNLQSSPLGAALLVFAAAAWAFGSVWSKHLPLPQGAMASAAEMLVGGVVLLIGSALSGERLESVPPLEGWMALAYLIGFGSIIAFNAYMYLLKHVRPAAATSYAYVNPAVAVLLGIVFVGETIGIEEAVAMAVIISAVVLIGLPQWRRGANRPAVAVPTESRVN; this is translated from the coding sequence ATGCCTGGCCTACGTCGTTTCCCCTTACCGTTGGTTGCCGCGTTCTTCGCGTTGTACGTGATTTGGGGCTCGACCTACCTGGTCATTCGCATTGGCGTGCAGTATTGGCCACCGTTGATGCTTGGCGGTATTCGCTTTGTCATTGCCGGAACGTTGATGTACGTGTTCCTGCGCTGGCGCGGTGCGCCTGCGCCGACTTGGGCGCAGTGGAAAGCGGCGGGGATGATCGGCATTTTGCTGCTCAGTTTCGGTAACGGTGCGGTGAGCGTTGCCGAGCACACGGGCGTGGCGTCCGGCGTTGCTGCACTGGCGGTGGCCACGGTGCCGTTGTTTACCTTGCTCTGCGGGTATTTCTGGGGCGCGCGTAATACCCGTCTTGAATGGGCCGGAATTGTGCTCGGGCTGATCGGTATCGCCCTGCTCAATCTGGGTTCCAACTTGCAATCGAGCCCGTTGGGCGCGGCGTTGCTGGTGTTTGCGGCGGCAGCTTGGGCGTTTGGCTCGGTGTGGAGCAAACATTTGCCGTTGCCTCAGGGGGCGATGGCCAGCGCCGCAGAAATGCTCGTGGGCGGCGTGGTGCTGTTGATCGGCAGTGCGTTGAGTGGCGAGCGTCTTGAGAGTGTGCCGCCGCTCGAAGGCTGGATGGCATTGGCCTACTTGATCGGCTTCGGTTCGATCATTGCCTTCAACGCTTACATGTACCTGTTGAAGCACGTGCGTCCGGCGGCTGCCACCAGTTATGCCTACGTCAACCCTGCGGTAGCGGTGTTGCTGGGGATTGTGTTTGTCGGCGAGACCATTGGTATCGAGGAAGCGGTGGCCATGGCCGTCATCATCAGCGCCGTGGTGTTGATCGGCTTGCCGCAGTGGCGTCGGGGTGCGAACCGTCCCGCCGTAGCGGTGCCGACAGAATCCCGTGTGAATTAG
- a CDS encoding 3'-5' exonuclease, with protein MERIAVIDFETTGISPSSSCRATEIAVVILEQGRIVERYQSLMNAGVRVPAFIEQLTGISNAMLRTAPSAEQVMNEVNEFVGTTPLLAHNAAFDQKFWDFELGRIKRTRLQNFACSLLLARRLMPAAPNHKLGTLTTFACLPDTGKAHRAMADAEMAANLTAHLAEELRRRHGLRELSHDFLCSLQKVPAAKVNEHLKRHRGF; from the coding sequence TTGGAACGCATAGCAGTCATCGACTTTGAAACCACCGGAATCTCCCCAAGCAGTAGCTGCCGGGCCACGGAAATTGCCGTGGTGATCCTTGAACAGGGACGCATCGTCGAGCGTTACCAGAGCCTGATGAACGCCGGGGTGCGCGTACCGGCCTTCATCGAGCAACTCACCGGCATCAGCAACGCCATGCTGCGCACTGCGCCTTCGGCGGAGCAGGTGATGAACGAAGTTAACGAATTCGTCGGCACCACGCCGCTGTTGGCGCACAACGCCGCGTTCGACCAGAAGTTCTGGGATTTCGAGCTGGGGCGAATCAAGCGCACACGCCTGCAGAACTTTGCCTGCTCGTTGCTACTGGCGCGTCGCCTGATGCCCGCCGCACCGAATCACAAACTGGGCACCCTCACCACCTTCGCTTGCTTGCCTGACACCGGCAAGGCTCACCGGGCCATGGCCGATGCGGAAATGGCTGCTAACTTGACGGCACATTTAGCCGAAGAGTTGCGGCGCAGGCACGGGCTGCGCGAGTTATCGCATGATTTTCTGTGCAGCTTGCAGAAAGTGCCGGCAGCGAAGGTCAATGAGCATCTCAAACGCCACCGCGGCTTTTAA
- a CDS encoding NYN domain-containing protein, which produces MKKIAVFADVQNLYYTVRQAYGCHFNYAALWADISKQGEIVEAYAYAIDRGDSKQQQFQQILRNLGFVVKLKPYIQRSDGSAKGDWDVGITLDIMDAADHVDEVVLASGDGDFDMLLERIISKHGVQAVAYGVPGLTANSLIRAASRYVPIEGALLLKN; this is translated from the coding sequence GTGAAAAAAATCGCAGTGTTCGCCGATGTCCAAAACCTCTACTACACCGTGCGTCAGGCTTACGGTTGTCACTTCAACTATGCCGCGCTGTGGGCTGATATCAGCAAACAAGGCGAGATCGTTGAGGCTTACGCCTACGCCATCGACCGCGGTGACAGTAAGCAGCAGCAGTTCCAGCAGATCCTGCGCAACCTGGGCTTTGTCGTGAAGCTCAAGCCCTACATTCAGCGCAGCGACGGCTCGGCCAAGGGCGACTGGGACGTGGGCATCACCCTCGATATCATGGACGCCGCCGATCACGTCGACGAAGTGGTGCTGGCCTCCGGTGACGGTGATTTCGATATGCTCCTGGAGCGCATCATCAGCAAACACGGGGTTCAGGCAGTGGCTTACGGCGTGCCGGGGCTGACCGCCAATTCGCTGATCCGCGCGGCCAGCCGCTACGTGCCGATCGAAGGCGCGTTGCTGCTCAAGAATTGA
- a CDS encoding DUF2076 domain-containing protein: MNSEEQTLIDGLFSRLQQAETDSAPRDALAEARIKEHLTRQPAAGYFMTQAILVQEAAIKSLDEQNKQLTQQIQQLQADLQQAKAQTAAPAPASGGFLSSIFGGGSRDPQPAPTQSAPPATGGWREPARPSFNSQPPQQNFGAPQQNFGAPQQNYAPQQQAPAAAGSSFLGGALKTAAGVAGGVMLAEGISSLFHSNQQPQQIVEVIKEEPAQVNDQNGNGWNDDQRVADNSSYGNDQGGYADSDYSDDNSSSFGGDDDDSFV; the protein is encoded by the coding sequence ATGAACAGCGAAGAACAAACCCTGATCGATGGACTGTTTTCCCGGCTGCAACAGGCCGAAACGGATTCAGCCCCGCGCGACGCGCTGGCCGAGGCGCGGATCAAGGAACACCTGACGCGTCAGCCTGCTGCGGGCTATTTCATGACCCAGGCGATTCTGGTGCAAGAGGCGGCGATTAAGAGCCTCGACGAACAGAACAAGCAACTGACCCAGCAAATCCAGCAATTGCAGGCTGACCTGCAACAGGCCAAGGCGCAGACAGCGGCTCCCGCGCCAGCCAGTGGTGGTTTCTTGTCGAGCATTTTCGGTGGTGGTTCGCGTGATCCGCAGCCGGCGCCGACGCAAAGCGCCCCGCCAGCGACTGGCGGCTGGCGTGAACCGGCGCGGCCGTCGTTCAATTCACAGCCGCCGCAGCAAAACTTCGGTGCGCCGCAACAGAACTTCGGTGCCCCTCAGCAGAACTACGCCCCGCAGCAGCAGGCACCGGCCGCCGCTGGTAGCAGCTTCCTCGGTGGCGCACTGAAAACCGCGGCCGGTGTGGCCGGTGGTGTAATGCTCGCTGAAGGTATCAGCAGCTTGTTCCACAGCAATCAACAGCCCCAGCAAATCGTTGAAGTCATCAAGGAAGAGCCGGCCCAGGTCAACGACCAGAACGGCAACGGTTGGAACGACGATCAACGCGTCGCTGATAACAGCTCGTATGGTAATGACCAGGGCGGTTATGCCGACAGCGACTACAGCGATGACAACTCATCGTCCTTCGGTGGCGATGACGACGACTCCTTCGTCTGA
- a CDS encoding YciC family protein — MNSFDVLRDSLYFFKRNLGQIVQLCLPLVILEAFLQQLVDTTAGPDGFPGDSTIVGLLVYPLYTAALILFLDARSRGESPRLRDLLAMSVTLWPRFALLTALNTLLILIGLWMYYLPGLWLMVMLAFAEYLLVLRGLTPLAAMKESLRLTRGHFLRILVCILCVAGPLWVLKGASYAIYPAPQNPAVTLMIDSVHSFLQLFTSVVLFRLFMLISDAPEKTDGGA; from the coding sequence ATGAATTCGTTCGACGTGCTGCGTGACTCTCTGTACTTCTTCAAGCGCAATCTCGGCCAGATCGTGCAGCTGTGCCTGCCGCTGGTCATCCTTGAGGCATTCCTGCAACAACTGGTAGACACCACCGCCGGTCCCGACGGTTTTCCCGGTGACAGCACAATCGTCGGGTTACTGGTGTATCCGTTGTACACCGCCGCACTGATTCTGTTTCTGGATGCCCGCAGCCGTGGCGAATCACCGCGCCTGCGCGATTTGTTGGCCATGTCCGTCACCCTGTGGCCGCGCTTCGCCCTGTTGACTGCACTCAACACCCTGTTGATCCTGATCGGCCTGTGGATGTATTACCTGCCGGGCCTGTGGTTGATGGTGATGCTGGCGTTTGCCGAGTACCTGCTGGTGCTGCGCGGCTTGACGCCGCTGGCGGCAATGAAGGAAAGCCTGCGCCTGACCCGCGGCCATTTTCTGCGCATCCTGGTGTGTATTTTGTGTGTGGCGGGGCCGTTGTGGGTACTCAAGGGCGCCAGTTACGCGATCTATCCGGCCCCACAAAATCCGGCCGTCACCCTGATGATCGACAGTGTCCACAGCTTCTTGCAACTGTTCACCAGCGTGGTGTTGTTCCGTCTGTTCATGCTGATCAGTGACGCGCCAGAAAAAACCGACGGCGGGGCCTGA
- a CDS encoding endonuclease/exonuclease/phosphatase family protein — translation MTRLLRYTLLGLLLVLCLMGALIFSLTWRPDDREVLPVSCSTKAPTLVPGQALKVMIWNVQYLAGKRYVFWNDLAQGDDESPTPEDMAFSLDEVARVVRDEQPDIVLLQELDDGAKASDYQNQLKLLQERVADLYPCSTQAFDWKADFVPDPHILGSVGRQLATLSRYQIEHAERVQLPVTPGNVISRQFQPKTALLVAYLPLSDGGQIAMINTHLDRAHQPDDTLQLQVTAVAKVLDTYESRGTPWLIGGDFNLLPLGQYQRLPTEQRTPYSADSALHVLWDKYPMIPTNNEASGIDREQWLTHYPNDPGLNGPDRTVDYLFYSPQIKRLEARVRQDDTLRISDHLPVIARFLLPVVP, via the coding sequence ATGACCCGTCTACTGCGCTACACCCTGCTGGGCCTGCTGCTTGTTCTCTGCCTGATGGGCGCGCTGATCTTCAGCCTGACCTGGCGTCCCGACGACCGAGAAGTGCTACCGGTCAGCTGTAGCACCAAAGCGCCGACACTGGTGCCTGGTCAAGCGCTGAAGGTGATGATCTGGAACGTCCAGTACCTGGCCGGCAAGCGCTATGTGTTCTGGAACGACCTGGCTCAAGGCGACGACGAAAGCCCAACGCCTGAAGACATGGCGTTCAGCCTTGATGAAGTGGCGCGCGTGGTGCGCGACGAACAACCTGACATCGTGTTGCTTCAGGAACTTGACGACGGCGCCAAGGCCAGCGATTACCAAAACCAGCTCAAGCTGCTTCAAGAACGGGTTGCCGACCTTTATCCGTGCAGCACGCAAGCCTTCGACTGGAAAGCCGACTTCGTTCCGGATCCGCACATCTTGGGCAGCGTGGGGCGGCAACTGGCGACACTGAGTCGCTACCAGATCGAACACGCTGAACGGGTGCAGCTACCGGTCACGCCGGGCAACGTCATCAGCCGTCAGTTCCAACCGAAAACCGCCTTGCTGGTGGCTTATCTGCCATTGAGCGATGGCGGGCAGATCGCCATGATCAACACTCACCTCGACCGTGCCCATCAACCCGATGACACACTTCAATTGCAGGTCACCGCGGTGGCCAAGGTCCTCGACACTTACGAAAGTCGCGGTACGCCCTGGTTGATTGGCGGTGATTTTAACTTGCTGCCTCTGGGCCAATACCAACGCCTGCCCACTGAGCAACGCACGCCCTACTCCGCCGACAGCGCATTGCATGTGCTGTGGGACAAATACCCGATGATCCCCACCAATAACGAAGCCAGCGGCATTGATCGGGAACAATGGCTGACCCATTACCCCAACGATCCAGGCCTGAACGGCCCGGACCGGACCGTCGACTACCTGTTTTACAGCCCGCAAATCAAACGGCTCGAGGCGCGGGTGCGGCAGGACGATACCTTGCGTATTTCCGATCATCTGCCGGTGATTGCACGGTTTTTATTGCCGGTAGTGCCTTAG
- the hrpB gene encoding ATP-dependent helicase HrpB → MISLPIDDVLPALREALATRHEAVLEAPPGAGKTTRVPLALLSEPWLAGQTILMLEPRRLAARAAAERLASELGEKVGETVGYRIRLDSKVGPNTRIQVVTEGILTRRLQDDPALEGVGLLIFDEFHERSLDADLALALSLNGRELFRDEQPLKILLMSATLEGERLAGLLGDAPILRSEGRMYPVAMRWGRPFQSGEFIEPRLVQTILDALNDETGSVLVFLPGQAEIRRVHQQLADALGEGSPVLLCPLHGELDLAAQRAAIDPAPAGLRKVVLATNIAETSLTIDGVRVVIDAGLARVPRFDPGSGMTRLETQRISRASATQRAGRAGRLEPGVCYRLWSQDQHEQLAAYASAEILSADLAGLALQLGRWGVTPEQLVWLDVPPAAAYAQAQDLLDRLGALDGDALTRHGQAMAELPAHPRIGHLLLRGQALGLSDMACDIAALLGERDILRGAGADLHSRLVLLSGAERAARGAQGGVQRARQLARQYRGYLRGNAAEPVSDPDHPRWLGALLALAYPDRIAQQRRPGGAEYRLANGRAALFAEADSLMKQPWLVIADLGSRQGQREERIYLATDFDPTLFDSVLAEQVRCVDQLDWDEREGVLRAERQRKVGELILSREPLTGLDETARSQALVNLVRRKGLELLPWTPELRQWQARVALLRQLDLDAKRPSEWPDVSDVALLKSLEHWLMPYLGKVSRLSHFANLDLSSIVHNLLPWPLPQRLDELAPHHLRVPSGSSVRLDYSEQPPILAVRLQELFGLADTPRIAGGRQVVKLHLLSPARRPVQVTQDLANFWRSTYAEVKKDLKGRYPKHYWPDDPLVAEATARIKPRK, encoded by the coding sequence ATGATTTCTTTGCCGATTGACGACGTTTTACCCGCCCTGCGTGAAGCCCTCGCTACACGCCACGAAGCCGTGCTCGAAGCTCCGCCCGGTGCCGGTAAGACGACGCGGGTGCCGTTGGCGTTGCTCAGCGAGCCGTGGTTGGCGGGGCAGACTATTTTGATGCTCGAACCCCGGCGCTTAGCCGCACGGGCGGCGGCAGAGCGCCTGGCCAGTGAGCTGGGTGAGAAAGTCGGCGAAACAGTAGGTTATCGCATTCGACTCGACAGTAAGGTCGGCCCCAACACGCGCATTCAAGTGGTCACCGAAGGCATCCTTACCCGACGCTTGCAGGACGATCCGGCGCTTGAGGGCGTTGGGTTGTTAATCTTTGACGAGTTCCATGAGCGCAGTCTCGACGCCGACCTGGCGTTGGCCCTTAGCCTCAACGGCCGGGAGCTGTTTCGTGACGAGCAACCGCTGAAAATTCTTTTGATGTCGGCAACGCTGGAAGGCGAACGCTTGGCCGGGTTGCTGGGTGACGCGCCCATCCTGCGCAGCGAAGGCCGCATGTACCCGGTGGCGATGCGCTGGGGCCGGCCGTTTCAGTCGGGTGAATTCATCGAGCCGCGTCTGGTGCAGACCATTCTCGACGCGCTGAATGATGAAACTGGCAGCGTGCTGGTGTTTCTGCCGGGGCAGGCGGAAATCCGTCGTGTCCATCAGCAATTGGCCGATGCGCTGGGTGAGGGCTCGCCGGTTTTGCTTTGCCCGCTGCATGGTGAACTCGATCTGGCGGCCCAACGCGCGGCGATTGATCCGGCGCCGGCCGGCCTGCGCAAGGTGGTATTGGCGACCAACATCGCCGAGACCAGCCTGACCATCGACGGCGTGCGGGTGGTCATCGACGCGGGGCTGGCGCGCGTCCCGCGCTTTGATCCCGGCAGCGGCATGACTCGCCTGGAGACGCAGCGCATCTCCCGCGCGAGCGCCACCCAGCGCGCCGGTCGAGCCGGGCGACTGGAACCAGGCGTCTGCTATCGCCTGTGGTCGCAAGACCAGCACGAACAACTGGCGGCCTATGCCAGCGCGGAAATTCTTTCGGCGGACCTCGCCGGGCTGGCCTTGCAACTCGGTCGTTGGGGCGTAACGCCGGAGCAATTGGTATGGCTCGACGTGCCCCCCGCCGCCGCTTATGCACAGGCTCAGGACTTGCTCGACCGCCTCGGCGCATTGGACGGCGACGCGTTGACCCGTCACGGCCAGGCCATGGCTGAGCTGCCTGCGCACCCACGCATTGGCCACCTGTTGTTGCGCGGTCAGGCGCTCGGGTTATCGGACATGGCGTGTGATATCGCGGCGCTGCTCGGTGAACGCGATATTTTGCGTGGCGCCGGGGCGGACTTGCACAGCCGACTGGTGTTGTTGTCTGGCGCCGAGCGGGCTGCGCGCGGGGCGCAGGGTGGGGTGCAACGTGCTCGACAACTGGCGCGCCAGTATCGCGGGTACTTGCGTGGTAACGCGGCAGAACCGGTCAGCGACCCCGATCACCCGCGCTGGCTCGGCGCCTTGCTGGCACTGGCCTACCCGGACCGCATCGCCCAGCAGCGGCGTCCCGGCGGCGCGGAGTATCGCCTGGCCAATGGCCGGGCGGCGTTGTTTGCCGAGGCGGACAGTTTGATGAAGCAACCCTGGCTGGTGATCGCCGATCTGGGCAGTCGTCAGGGCCAGCGCGAGGAACGGATTTATCTGGCGACGGATTTCGATCCGACGTTGTTCGATTCCGTGTTGGCGGAGCAAGTGCGCTGCGTCGATCAACTGGACTGGGACGAGCGCGAAGGCGTATTGCGGGCTGAGCGTCAGCGCAAGGTCGGCGAATTGATCCTCAGCCGTGAACCGCTCACCGGGCTCGACGAAACCGCACGCAGTCAGGCACTGGTAAATCTGGTGCGGCGCAAAGGCCTGGAACTCTTACCGTGGACCCCGGAGTTGCGTCAGTGGCAGGCGCGAGTCGCGTTGCTAAGGCAGTTGGACCTCGACGCCAAACGGCCAAGCGAATGGCCGGATGTCAGCGACGTCGCGCTGCTCAAAAGCCTTGAACACTGGTTGATGCCTTATCTGGGAAAGGTTTCGCGGCTTAGTCACTTCGCTAACCTGGACCTGTCGAGCATCGTCCATAACCTGTTGCCGTGGCCGTTGCCGCAACGTTTGGATGAGCTGGCGCCGCATCATTTAAGGGTGCCGTCGGGTTCGTCGGTCCGGCTGGATTACAGCGAGCAACCGCCGATTCTGGCGGTGCGCTTACAGGAACTGTTTGGCTTGGCCGACACTCCGCGCATTGCCGGTGGCCGGCAAGTGGTCAAGCTGCACCTGCTGTCCCCGGCCAGGCGGCCGGTGCAGGTGACCCAAGACCTGGCGAATTTCTGGCGCAGTACCTACGCCGAGGTGAAGAAAGATTTGAAGGGGCGTTACCCCAAGCATTACTGGCCGGACGACCCGCTGGTCGCCGAGGCGACGGCGCGAATCAAGCCTCGCAAGTAG
- a CDS encoding polyribonucleotide nucleotidyltransferase: MRVPFRLIGGVLVATLLTQVSACGSIFYPDRRGQIDGKIDPAIAVLDAVGLLFYIIPGLVAFAVDFTTGAIYFEPGKTAQVAPEKLKQAVGPDGKVDNHKLQAILESELGRDFPLDDPRLIQHKGSTQQLAMFGLQPAA; the protein is encoded by the coding sequence ATGCGTGTTCCCTTTCGCTTGATTGGCGGTGTTTTGGTCGCCACCCTGCTGACCCAGGTCAGCGCCTGCGGTTCGATCTTCTACCCTGATCGTCGCGGTCAGATTGACGGCAAGATCGACCCGGCCATCGCCGTCCTCGATGCCGTGGGCCTGCTGTTCTATATCATCCCCGGCCTCGTCGCCTTTGCCGTGGACTTCACCACCGGCGCGATTTATTTCGAACCGGGCAAGACCGCGCAAGTCGCGCCAGAAAAACTCAAGCAAGCCGTCGGCCCTGACGGCAAGGTCGATAACCACAAGTTGCAAGCGATTCTCGAAAGCGAGTTGGGCCGCGACTTTCCGCTCGACGACCCGCGCCTGATCCAACACAAAGGCAGCACTCAGCAACTGGCCATGTTCGGCCTGCAACCTGCCGCGTAA
- a CDS encoding cation diffusion facilitator family transporter: MTTSPEHARLLRLATRASVAVACTLIVAKAIAWWLSGSVSMLAGLTDSALDGVTSLLNLLAVHYALRPADNDHRYGHGKAESLSGMAQALFIGGSAVLIALQAIERLKHPEPVGAPWLSIGVIIFSLALTFALLMLQHRVIRETGSNAVRADSLHYRSDMMLNGSILVALVLAGFGWHQLDAWFGLGIAVYILWSAIQIARESFAVLMDEELPLNVSQHMLELACSVPGVLGAHDLRTRISGSHWFVQLHLELPGELTLSVAHGISDQVAEAIHTAYPRAEVLVHADPRDVVLAARAQSVT, from the coding sequence ATGACCACCAGCCCCGAACATGCCCGCCTGCTGCGACTGGCAACCCGCGCTTCCGTGGCGGTTGCCTGTACGCTGATCGTCGCCAAAGCCATCGCCTGGTGGCTGAGCGGATCGGTGAGCATGCTCGCCGGGCTGACCGACTCGGCACTCGATGGTGTTACCTCGCTGCTCAACCTGCTGGCGGTGCATTACGCATTGCGCCCGGCGGATAACGATCACCGTTACGGCCATGGCAAAGCCGAATCACTGTCGGGCATGGCCCAGGCGCTGTTTATTGGCGGCAGTGCGGTATTGATTGCCTTGCAGGCGATTGAGCGGCTCAAGCATCCAGAACCGGTAGGGGCACCGTGGCTCAGTATTGGGGTCATCATTTTCTCCCTGGCCCTGACCTTCGCGCTGCTGATGCTGCAACATCGGGTGATTCGCGAAACGGGTTCCAACGCCGTGCGCGCCGACTCGCTGCATTACCGCTCGGACATGATGCTCAACGGCAGCATTTTAGTGGCCTTGGTATTGGCCGGGTTCGGCTGGCATCAACTGGACGCGTGGTTCGGTTTGGGGATTGCCGTCTACATTCTGTGGAGCGCGATTCAGATCGCACGAGAAAGCTTTGCGGTACTGATGGATGAGGAACTGCCGCTGAATGTCAGCCAGCACATGCTGGAGTTGGCTTGCAGTGTGCCGGGTGTGCTTGGCGCCCATGACCTGCGCACACGGATTTCCGGCAGTCACTGGTTCGTCCAGCTGCATCTGGAGTTGCCGGGAGAGTTGACGCTGTCCGTGGCCCATGGCATCAGCGACCAAGTCGCCGAGGCCATCCATACCGCTTACCCGCGAGCCGAAGTGCTGGTACACGCCGACCCGAGGGATGTGGTCTTGGCCGCTCGGGCTCAGTCAGTCACCTGA
- a CDS encoding DUF6515 family protein, which produces MKSRIWRLAGVGLLWVSITAQSFADEPQNRGPEGEQRGSEHRGENQGHGGDQPHPQNNPQQNQPRPQNNEIIRGENYRQFEHNGQNQGGQWQNHPPQQQPNGQGRPPQQPANNLPIQGKPDTVRQTQEPQRGYYQDVPQRNNYNQHWQAGGPGSHPDDHRWAGRPDGHGNGWGPGPQYRPGYMIDRFPDRNFRVPYRGQDYFYSGGYWYRPQGPRYMVVEPPRGIRVSYLPDYAREVWVGGALLFLAAGSYYAYEESTQDYVVVEPPMGAPQPQPQPANNGYDVVAYPANGQSPEQSRQDGQDCSRWAVQQSGFDPRAVTYQPDPSVVQAYRQAEGNCLSSRGYQVTD; this is translated from the coding sequence ATGAAGTCGCGCATCTGGCGTTTGGCCGGTGTTGGTTTGCTATGGGTAAGTATCACGGCGCAATCATTTGCCGATGAACCACAGAACCGCGGGCCCGAGGGTGAGCAGCGCGGGTCTGAGCACCGGGGAGAAAATCAGGGGCACGGTGGCGATCAGCCGCATCCGCAAAATAACCCGCAGCAGAATCAACCTCGCCCGCAGAACAACGAGATTATTCGTGGCGAGAACTATCGCCAGTTCGAGCACAACGGGCAGAATCAGGGCGGCCAGTGGCAAAACCATCCGCCCCAGCAGCAACCGAACGGGCAAGGCCGACCACCGCAGCAACCAGCCAATAATCTGCCGATCCAGGGCAAGCCCGATACCGTGCGTCAGACCCAGGAACCTCAACGCGGCTACTATCAGGATGTGCCACAGCGCAACAATTACAACCAGCACTGGCAGGCGGGTGGTCCGGGCTCACATCCCGACGATCATCGCTGGGCGGGTCGTCCGGATGGACATGGCAATGGTTGGGGCCCAGGGCCGCAGTATCGTCCCGGTTACATGATTGACCGCTTCCCGGACCGTAACTTCCGCGTGCCGTACCGTGGGCAGGATTACTTTTACTCAGGCGGCTACTGGTATCGTCCGCAAGGTCCGCGGTACATGGTGGTTGAGCCACCTCGCGGGATTCGAGTCAGTTACCTGCCCGACTACGCCCGTGAAGTGTGGGTCGGTGGCGCGTTGCTGTTTCTTGCGGCCGGCTCGTATTACGCCTACGAAGAAAGCACCCAGGACTACGTAGTGGTTGAGCCGCCGATGGGCGCACCGCAACCGCAGCCACAACCCGCCAACAATGGTTATGACGTGGTGGCCTATCCGGCCAACGGCCAGTCGCCGGAGCAGTCCCGTCAAGACGGTCAAGATTGCTCGCGCTGGGCGGTACAACAAAGTGGCTTTGACCCGAGAGCCGTCACCTATCAACCGGACCCGTCGGTAGTACAAGCCTACCGGCAGGCCGAGGGCAATTGCCTGAGCAGTCGCGGTTATCAGGTGACTGACTGA
- a CDS encoding Lrp/AsnC family transcriptional regulator, which translates to MSKLDRYDLSILAELQRDARISNQELAERIGLSPSPCSRRVKQLEDDGYISRQVALLDRKMLGLSLTAYVLIGMDRHTPERFENFEAAIRTLPQVLECSLVTGMDADYQLKVVVPDMDHYQKLLLGHLTRIEGVTSVRSSFVLNQVLNSTELPLTHLRS; encoded by the coding sequence ATGAGCAAACTCGACCGATACGACCTGAGCATTTTGGCGGAATTGCAGCGTGACGCGCGCATCTCCAATCAAGAGCTGGCCGAACGCATCGGCCTCTCCCCTTCGCCTTGCTCACGGCGGGTCAAGCAATTGGAGGATGACGGCTACATCTCGCGCCAAGTGGCCCTACTGGACCGCAAGATGCTGGGCCTGAGCCTGACAGCCTATGTGCTGATCGGCATGGACCGGCACACACCGGAGCGTTTCGAGAACTTCGAAGCCGCAATTCGCACCCTTCCTCAAGTGCTGGAATGCAGCCTTGTGACCGGTATGGACGCCGACTACCAGTTGAAGGTAGTGGTGCCAGACATGGATCACTATCAGAAACTGCTGCTGGGCCATCTGACCCGTATTGAAGGGGTGACCAGCGTGCGCTCAAGCTTCGTGCTGAACCAGGTGTTGAACAGTACCGAGTTGCCATTGACTCATCTACGCAGCTGA
- a CDS encoding DUF2788 domain-containing protein: MDPAVFEEWMMTGLVSILIIFMGFIVWDLAKKSKAGKFGTFILFFVLGLGILAFIIKSVVIAYIENSSS, translated from the coding sequence ATGGATCCTGCCGTATTCGAAGAATGGATGATGACTGGCCTGGTCAGCATCCTGATCATTTTCATGGGTTTCATCGTCTGGGACCTGGCGAAGAAGTCCAAGGCCGGCAAGTTCGGCACCTTCATTTTGTTCTTCGTGCTGGGCCTGGGAATTCTCGCGTTCATCATCAAAAGCGTGGTCATTGCGTACATCGAGAACAGCTCGTCATAA